In Kwoniella pini CBS 10737 chromosome 2, complete sequence, a single genomic region encodes these proteins:
- a CDS encoding haloacid dehalogenase, type II, whose translation MPSVVFDVVGTCFSYDNGAEAVQHRLGHKLAKYGIPSKLLFYAWVCGTERDYSYLSQIKQYKPFFDILSGTLKRVLFQAGVPAEDLEDFFTTEDVEYIREEYKKLKPRPGLSEMMQTLRDGGFEVWCCSDANVDRVKGYFDKAGVPMPLDHILSADMVKAGKPEPAVYKFAREKAGSDQPGEVSIFAASHAWDIAAAKSAGFSTAYTTTYELDECVDIFGKADLVTPDLVTLGKGIVDKWGKKTA comes from the exons ATGCCTTCCGTAGTTT TCGATGTTGTCGGTACTTGCT TCTCCTACGATAATGGAGCAGAAGCTGTACAACATCGACTAGGTCACAAACTCGCTAAATACGGTATACCCTCCAAACTTCTCTTTTACGCTTGGGTTTGCGGTACCGAAAGAGATTACTCTTATCTTTCCCAAATCAAACAATATAAACCTTTCTTCGACATCTTATCAGGTACACTTAAAAGAGTTTTGTTCCAAGCTGGTGTTCCAGCTGaggatttagaagatttcTTTACGACTGAGGATGTAGAATACATAAGGGAAGAAtataagaaattgaaaCCTAGACCAGGACTTTCAGAAATGATGCAAACTTTAAGGGATGGTGGATTTGAAGTTTGGTGTTGTTCAGATGCAAATGTTGATCGAGTTAAAGGATACTTTGATAAAGCCGGTGTACCGATGCCTTTAGATCATATTTTATCTGCTGATATGGTAAAAGCTGGTAAACCTGAACCAGCAGTATACAAATTTGCCAGGGAGAAAGCTGGTTCCGATCAACCTGGAGAAGTGTCGATATTTGCAG CATCACACGCATGGGATATCGCTGCTGCTAAATCCGCCGGTTTCTCTACTGCATACACTACAACTTACGAACTTGATGAATGCGTAGATATCTTTGGTAAAGCAGATTTGGTTACTCCTGATCTTGTCACTTTGGGTAAAGGTATCGTAGATAAATGGGGAAAGAAGACAGCTTAG
- a CDS encoding 4-aminobutyrate transaminase — protein MPSAAIISEIPLLPSASKPLPLTTSTQGLQAIADKHITKGLGRLRDHVFKEGRGLRVLTTENQKLLDFTSGIGVTSLGHAHPDVTAAIIEQAQSIIHVQCAIGLSEPYVQLVESLLTMMPDPTLDSFFFWNSGSEAIEAAIKVARTKTKRNNIVVMQGGYHGRTSGAAALTRSKTSFFKGTGPLMPCVYTTPFPYWHAMGLPKDTPEEVLVDQAILGIENLLQQQTAPEDTAAIFLEPVIGEGGYVPTPPAYIKHLRQLCDKHGIMLVADEIQTGFCRTGKTFAIEHSGVKPDLMVFAKGFANGMPISGIVTRSEIMSAMQPGSLGGTYSGNVVACAAALATTRYMRTHDILSHVNARSEQIFNGLREIQADTENGGWMIEEIRGQGLMIALEFKDPNSKLTRSHSRGDVTLPGNLNKLVQDACYDRGLLVLTTSIYPVLRLIPALILSEDEVDEMLSTMREAVREVAKSVEGK, from the exons ATGCCTTCAGCTGCCATCATCTCAGAAATCCCTTTGCTGCCTTCGGCATCCAAACCCCTACCCTTGACGACCTCGACACAAGGTCTGCAAGCTATTGCTGATAAGCACATCACCAAAGGATTAGGAAGACTTCGTGATCATGTTTTCAAGGAAGGTCGAGGTCTCAGAGTACTAACAACC GAAAACCAAAAATTACTTGATTTCACCTCTGGTATCGGAGTGACTTCCCTCGGACATGCTCATCCAGATGTCACCGCCGCAATCATCGAACAAGCTCAATCCATCATTCACGTACAATGTGCCATCGGTCTATCAGAACCATACGTCCAATTGGTCGAATCTTTACTTACCATGATGCCTGATCCAACTTTGgacagcttcttcttctggaaCTCTGGTTCTGAAGCCATCGAAGCTGCTATCAAAGTAGCTAGAACAAAGACAAAGAGGAATAACATCGTGGTCATGCAGGGTGGATACCACG GTCGAACTTCCGGTGCTGCCGCTTTGACTCGATCCAAAACGTCGTTCTTCAAGGGAACTGGACCTCTCATG CCATGTGTCTATACCACTCCTTTCCCTTACTGGCACGCTATGGGTTTACCTAAAGATACACCAGAGGAAGTTTTAGTGGATCAAGCTATTTTGggtattgaaaatttactCCAACAACAAACTGCTCCAGAAGATACAGCTGCCATATTCCTCGAACCGGTAATTGGAGAAGGTGGTTACGTTCCAACTCCTCCAGCATATATCAAACATCTTAGACAATTATGTGACAAACATGGAATAATGTTAGTTGCAGATGAGATTCAAACTGGATTCTGCAGAACTGGAAAAACGTTTGCTATTGAACATTCAGGCGTGAAGCCAGATTTAATGGTTTTCGCTAAAGGTTTCGCAAATGGTATGCCAATCTCTGGTATCGTCACTAGAAGTGAAATTATGAGTGCTATGCAACCTGGTTCCTTG GGAGGTACATACTCTGGAAACGTAGTTGCTTGTGCGGCCGCTTTAGCCACCACTCGATACATGCGTACTCATGATATTCTATCTCATGTCAACGCTCGATCTGAGCAGATCTTTAACGGCCTGAGAGAAATTCAAGCTGACACTGAGAACGGAGGATGGATGATAGAAGAAATTCGAGGACAAGGT TTGATGATTGCTCTAGAATTCAAAGATCCCAACTCCAAACTTACCCGATCGCACTCACGAGGCGATGTCACTTTACCAGGAAACCTCAATAAACTTGTTCAAGATGCATGTTACGATCGAGGACTTTTGGTTTTGACAACCAGTATCTACCCTGTACTGAGATTGATCCCTGCATTAATCTTGAGCGAGGACGAAGTCGATGAGATGTTGAGCACAATGAGGGAAGCCGTTAGAGAGGTAGCCAAATCAGTAGAGGGTAAATAG